One Perognathus longimembris pacificus isolate PPM17 chromosome 2, ASM2315922v1, whole genome shotgun sequence DNA segment encodes these proteins:
- the Rufy2 gene encoding RUN and FYVE domain-containing protein 2 isoform X1, with protein MTFQVWGWRKEDAPRVLAWVPDARGVSGEAPPCAARAMKDPIAVERANLLNMAKLSIKGLIESALSFGRTLDSDYPPLQQFFVVMEHCLKHGLKVRKSFLSYNKTIWGPLELVEKLYPEAEEIGASVRDLPGLKTPLGRARAWLRLALMQKKMADYLRCLIIQRDLLSEFYEYHALMMEEEGTVIVGLLVGLNVIDANLCVKGEDLDSQVGVIDFSMYLKNEEDIGNKESTKYPFPSRNVQIAAILDQKNYVEELNRQLNSTVSSLHSRVDSLEKSNTKLIEELAIAKNNIIKLQEENHQLRNENKLILMKTQQHLEVTKVDTETELQTYKHSRQGLDEMYNDARRQLRDESQLRQDVENELSVQVSMKHEIELAMKLLEKDIHEKQDTLIGLRQQLEEVKAINIEMYQKLQGSEDGLKEKNEIIARLEEKTNKLTTAMRQLEQRLQQAEKAQVEAEDEDEKYRQECFSKSDSLQKQISQKEKQLVQLETDLKIEKEWRQTLQEDLQKEKDTLSHLRHETQQIISLKKEFLNLQDENQQLKKIYHEQEQALQELGNKLSESKLKIEDIKEANKAMQGQVWLKDKEATHCKLCEKEFSLSKRKHHCRNCGEIFCNACSDNELPLPSSPKPVRVCDSCHALLIQRCSSNLP; from the exons ATGACCTTTCAGGTTTGGGGGTGGCGGAAGGAAGATGCGCCTCGGGTTTTGGCCTGGGTGCCCGACGCCAGGGGCGTGAGCGGGGAAGCGCCGCCCTGCGCCGCCCGGG CTATGAAAGACCCCATTGCAGTAGAGAGAGCCAACCTGTTGAATATGGCGAAGCTGAGCATCAAAGGACTCATTGAATCTGCACTAAGCTTTGGCCGCACTTTGGACTCGGACTATCCCCCTCTGCAGCAGTTCTTCGTTGTTATGGAACACTGTCTGAAACATGGTCTTAAAG taaGAAAATCATTTTTGAGTTATAACAAAACTATTTGGGGCCCTTTGGAACTGGTGGAGAAGCTCTACCCAGAGGCAGAGGAGATAGGAGCCAGTGTTCGAGATTTACCTGGTCTTAA GACGCCCCTGGGTCGAGCAAGAGCCTGGCTTCGATTAGCtctcatgcaaaaaaaaatggctgaTTACCTTCGCTGCTTAATTATTCAGAGGGATCTCTTGAG TGAGTTCTATGAGTATCATGCACTAATGATGGAAGAAGAAGGAACAGTAATTGTTGGGCTGCTGGTTGGCCTGAATGTGATAGATGCTAATCTGTGTGTAAAGGGCGAGGACTTAGACTCACAA GTTGGAGTGATTGATTTTTCCATGTATTTAAAGAATGAAGAAGATATCGGAAATAAAGAAAG CACaaaatatcctttcccctctagGAATGTTCAGATTGCGGCCATCTTAGACCAAAAGAATTATGTTGAAGAATTAAACAGACAGCTCAA CAGCACAGTCAGCAGCCTCCATTCCAGAGTTGATTCACTGGAAAAGTCAAATACTAAGCTGATTGAAGAG TTAGCAATAGCAAAAAATAATATCATTAAGTTACAAGAAGAAAACCACCAATTGCGAAATGAGAAtaaattgattttaatgaaaacacAGCAGCATCTGGAG GTGACCAAAGTGGACACGGAAACTGAACTTCAAACCTACAAGCATTCTCGGCAAGGTCTGGATGAAATGTACAACGACGCCAGAAGGCAGCTTCGAGATGAGTCCCAGCTCCGGCAG GATGTGGAGAATGAGCTTTCAGTTCAAGTGAGTATGAAACATGAGATTGAACTTGCCATGAAGTTGTTGGAGAAAGATATCCATGAGAAACAAGATACTCTGATAGGCCTTCGGCAGCAACTAGAAGAAGTGAAAGCCATTAACATAGAGATGTATCAAAAGTTGCAG GGCTCTGAAGAtggcttgaaagaaaaaaatgaaataattgccCGACTAGAAGAAAAAACCAATAAACTCACTACAGCCATGAGGCAGCTGGAACAAAG ATTGCAGCAAGCAGAGAAGGCGCAAGTAGAAGctgaagatgaggatgagaaaTATCGACAAGAATGTTTCAGTAAATCCGACAGTCTGCAGAAACAAATCTCTCAAAAAGAGAAACAGCT GGTGCAACTGGAAACTGATTTGAAGATTGAGAAGGAATGGAGGCAGACTTTGCAGGAAGATCTTCAAAAGGAGAAAGACACCTTATCTCATCTTAGACATGAGACCCAACAAATCATTAGTCTTAAAAAA gAATTTCTTAACCTTCAGGATGAAAATCAGCAGTTGAAGAAAATATATCATGAACAGGAGCAAGCCCTTCAAGAACTTGGCAACAAACTTAGCGA ATCCAAACTGAAAATAGAAGATATAAAAGAAGCCAACAAAGCAATGCAG GGACAAGTTTGGCTGAAAGACAAAGAAGCAACACATTGTAAGCTTTGTGAAAAGGAATTCTCACTTTCTAAAAGAAAG CACCACTGTAGAAACTGTGGGGAAATTTTCTGTAATGCCTGCTCTGACAACGAACTGCCTTTGCCTTCCTCACCAAAGCCAGTACGAGTCTGTGATTCCTGTCATGCATTGCTCATTCAGAGATGCTCATCTAACTTGCCATAA
- the Rufy2 gene encoding RUN and FYVE domain-containing protein 2 isoform X2: MTFQVWGWRKEDAPRVLAWVPDARGVSGEAPPCAARAMKDPIAVERANLLNMAKLSIKGLIESALSFGRTLDSDYPPLQQFFVVMEHCLKHGLKVRKSFLSYNKTIWGPLELVEKLYPEAEEIGASVRDLPGLKTPLGRARAWLRLALMQKKMADYLRCLIIQRDLLSEFYEYHALMMEEEGTVIVGLLVGLNVIDANLCVKGEDLDSQVGVIDFSMYLKNEEDIGNKERNVQIAAILDQKNYVEELNRQLNSTVSSLHSRVDSLEKSNTKLIEELAIAKNNIIKLQEENHQLRNENKLILMKTQQHLEVTKVDTETELQTYKHSRQGLDEMYNDARRQLRDESQLRQDVENELSVQVSMKHEIELAMKLLEKDIHEKQDTLIGLRQQLEEVKAINIEMYQKLQGSEDGLKEKNEIIARLEEKTNKLTTAMRQLEQRLQQAEKAQVEAEDEDEKYRQECFSKSDSLQKQISQKEKQLVQLETDLKIEKEWRQTLQEDLQKEKDTLSHLRHETQQIISLKKEFLNLQDENQQLKKIYHEQEQALQELGNKLSESKLKIEDIKEANKAMQGQVWLKDKEATHCKLCEKEFSLSKRKHHCRNCGEIFCNACSDNELPLPSSPKPVRVCDSCHALLIQRCSSNLP; this comes from the exons ATGACCTTTCAGGTTTGGGGGTGGCGGAAGGAAGATGCGCCTCGGGTTTTGGCCTGGGTGCCCGACGCCAGGGGCGTGAGCGGGGAAGCGCCGCCCTGCGCCGCCCGGG CTATGAAAGACCCCATTGCAGTAGAGAGAGCCAACCTGTTGAATATGGCGAAGCTGAGCATCAAAGGACTCATTGAATCTGCACTAAGCTTTGGCCGCACTTTGGACTCGGACTATCCCCCTCTGCAGCAGTTCTTCGTTGTTATGGAACACTGTCTGAAACATGGTCTTAAAG taaGAAAATCATTTTTGAGTTATAACAAAACTATTTGGGGCCCTTTGGAACTGGTGGAGAAGCTCTACCCAGAGGCAGAGGAGATAGGAGCCAGTGTTCGAGATTTACCTGGTCTTAA GACGCCCCTGGGTCGAGCAAGAGCCTGGCTTCGATTAGCtctcatgcaaaaaaaaatggctgaTTACCTTCGCTGCTTAATTATTCAGAGGGATCTCTTGAG TGAGTTCTATGAGTATCATGCACTAATGATGGAAGAAGAAGGAACAGTAATTGTTGGGCTGCTGGTTGGCCTGAATGTGATAGATGCTAATCTGTGTGTAAAGGGCGAGGACTTAGACTCACAA GTTGGAGTGATTGATTTTTCCATGTATTTAAAGAATGAAGAAGATATCGGAAATAAAGAAAG GAATGTTCAGATTGCGGCCATCTTAGACCAAAAGAATTATGTTGAAGAATTAAACAGACAGCTCAA CAGCACAGTCAGCAGCCTCCATTCCAGAGTTGATTCACTGGAAAAGTCAAATACTAAGCTGATTGAAGAG TTAGCAATAGCAAAAAATAATATCATTAAGTTACAAGAAGAAAACCACCAATTGCGAAATGAGAAtaaattgattttaatgaaaacacAGCAGCATCTGGAG GTGACCAAAGTGGACACGGAAACTGAACTTCAAACCTACAAGCATTCTCGGCAAGGTCTGGATGAAATGTACAACGACGCCAGAAGGCAGCTTCGAGATGAGTCCCAGCTCCGGCAG GATGTGGAGAATGAGCTTTCAGTTCAAGTGAGTATGAAACATGAGATTGAACTTGCCATGAAGTTGTTGGAGAAAGATATCCATGAGAAACAAGATACTCTGATAGGCCTTCGGCAGCAACTAGAAGAAGTGAAAGCCATTAACATAGAGATGTATCAAAAGTTGCAG GGCTCTGAAGAtggcttgaaagaaaaaaatgaaataattgccCGACTAGAAGAAAAAACCAATAAACTCACTACAGCCATGAGGCAGCTGGAACAAAG ATTGCAGCAAGCAGAGAAGGCGCAAGTAGAAGctgaagatgaggatgagaaaTATCGACAAGAATGTTTCAGTAAATCCGACAGTCTGCAGAAACAAATCTCTCAAAAAGAGAAACAGCT GGTGCAACTGGAAACTGATTTGAAGATTGAGAAGGAATGGAGGCAGACTTTGCAGGAAGATCTTCAAAAGGAGAAAGACACCTTATCTCATCTTAGACATGAGACCCAACAAATCATTAGTCTTAAAAAA gAATTTCTTAACCTTCAGGATGAAAATCAGCAGTTGAAGAAAATATATCATGAACAGGAGCAAGCCCTTCAAGAACTTGGCAACAAACTTAGCGA ATCCAAACTGAAAATAGAAGATATAAAAGAAGCCAACAAAGCAATGCAG GGACAAGTTTGGCTGAAAGACAAAGAAGCAACACATTGTAAGCTTTGTGAAAAGGAATTCTCACTTTCTAAAAGAAAG CACCACTGTAGAAACTGTGGGGAAATTTTCTGTAATGCCTGCTCTGACAACGAACTGCCTTTGCCTTCCTCACCAAAGCCAGTACGAGTCTGTGATTCCTGTCATGCATTGCTCATTCAGAGATGCTCATCTAACTTGCCATAA
- the Rufy2 gene encoding RUN and FYVE domain-containing protein 2 isoform X3, with protein MAMKDPIAVERANLLNMAKLSIKGLIESALSFGRTLDSDYPPLQQFFVVMEHCLKHGLKVRKSFLSYNKTIWGPLELVEKLYPEAEEIGASVRDLPGLKTPLGRARAWLRLALMQKKMADYLRCLIIQRDLLSEFYEYHALMMEEEGTVIVGLLVGLNVIDANLCVKGEDLDSQVGVIDFSMYLKNEEDIGNKESTKYPFPSRNVQIAAILDQKNYVEELNRQLNSTVSSLHSRVDSLEKSNTKLIEELAIAKNNIIKLQEENHQLRNENKLILMKTQQHLEVTKVDTETELQTYKHSRQGLDEMYNDARRQLRDESQLRQDVENELSVQVSMKHEIELAMKLLEKDIHEKQDTLIGLRQQLEEVKAINIEMYQKLQGSEDGLKEKNEIIARLEEKTNKLTTAMRQLEQRLQQAEKAQVEAEDEDEKYRQECFSKSDSLQKQISQKEKQLVQLETDLKIEKEWRQTLQEDLQKEKDTLSHLRHETQQIISLKKEFLNLQDENQQLKKIYHEQEQALQELGNKLSESKLKIEDIKEANKAMQGQVWLKDKEATHCKLCEKEFSLSKRKHHCRNCGEIFCNACSDNELPLPSSPKPVRVCDSCHALLIQRCSSNLP; from the exons ATGG CTATGAAAGACCCCATTGCAGTAGAGAGAGCCAACCTGTTGAATATGGCGAAGCTGAGCATCAAAGGACTCATTGAATCTGCACTAAGCTTTGGCCGCACTTTGGACTCGGACTATCCCCCTCTGCAGCAGTTCTTCGTTGTTATGGAACACTGTCTGAAACATGGTCTTAAAG taaGAAAATCATTTTTGAGTTATAACAAAACTATTTGGGGCCCTTTGGAACTGGTGGAGAAGCTCTACCCAGAGGCAGAGGAGATAGGAGCCAGTGTTCGAGATTTACCTGGTCTTAA GACGCCCCTGGGTCGAGCAAGAGCCTGGCTTCGATTAGCtctcatgcaaaaaaaaatggctgaTTACCTTCGCTGCTTAATTATTCAGAGGGATCTCTTGAG TGAGTTCTATGAGTATCATGCACTAATGATGGAAGAAGAAGGAACAGTAATTGTTGGGCTGCTGGTTGGCCTGAATGTGATAGATGCTAATCTGTGTGTAAAGGGCGAGGACTTAGACTCACAA GTTGGAGTGATTGATTTTTCCATGTATTTAAAGAATGAAGAAGATATCGGAAATAAAGAAAG CACaaaatatcctttcccctctagGAATGTTCAGATTGCGGCCATCTTAGACCAAAAGAATTATGTTGAAGAATTAAACAGACAGCTCAA CAGCACAGTCAGCAGCCTCCATTCCAGAGTTGATTCACTGGAAAAGTCAAATACTAAGCTGATTGAAGAG TTAGCAATAGCAAAAAATAATATCATTAAGTTACAAGAAGAAAACCACCAATTGCGAAATGAGAAtaaattgattttaatgaaaacacAGCAGCATCTGGAG GTGACCAAAGTGGACACGGAAACTGAACTTCAAACCTACAAGCATTCTCGGCAAGGTCTGGATGAAATGTACAACGACGCCAGAAGGCAGCTTCGAGATGAGTCCCAGCTCCGGCAG GATGTGGAGAATGAGCTTTCAGTTCAAGTGAGTATGAAACATGAGATTGAACTTGCCATGAAGTTGTTGGAGAAAGATATCCATGAGAAACAAGATACTCTGATAGGCCTTCGGCAGCAACTAGAAGAAGTGAAAGCCATTAACATAGAGATGTATCAAAAGTTGCAG GGCTCTGAAGAtggcttgaaagaaaaaaatgaaataattgccCGACTAGAAGAAAAAACCAATAAACTCACTACAGCCATGAGGCAGCTGGAACAAAG ATTGCAGCAAGCAGAGAAGGCGCAAGTAGAAGctgaagatgaggatgagaaaTATCGACAAGAATGTTTCAGTAAATCCGACAGTCTGCAGAAACAAATCTCTCAAAAAGAGAAACAGCT GGTGCAACTGGAAACTGATTTGAAGATTGAGAAGGAATGGAGGCAGACTTTGCAGGAAGATCTTCAAAAGGAGAAAGACACCTTATCTCATCTTAGACATGAGACCCAACAAATCATTAGTCTTAAAAAA gAATTTCTTAACCTTCAGGATGAAAATCAGCAGTTGAAGAAAATATATCATGAACAGGAGCAAGCCCTTCAAGAACTTGGCAACAAACTTAGCGA ATCCAAACTGAAAATAGAAGATATAAAAGAAGCCAACAAAGCAATGCAG GGACAAGTTTGGCTGAAAGACAAAGAAGCAACACATTGTAAGCTTTGTGAAAAGGAATTCTCACTTTCTAAAAGAAAG CACCACTGTAGAAACTGTGGGGAAATTTTCTGTAATGCCTGCTCTGACAACGAACTGCCTTTGCCTTCCTCACCAAAGCCAGTACGAGTCTGTGATTCCTGTCATGCATTGCTCATTCAGAGATGCTCATCTAACTTGCCATAA